A stretch of DNA from Bacteroidales bacterium:
ATTGAGCACCTCCGTAAAACCATAAATAAAATGAAAGGCTGTCGCTAGAAATAACAGATATTTGAGGAGAGATAAACCATTGGTCATTAGATGCACTTCCACCTGTGTTCCATGTGCAATATGCTACATAATCACCACCGCCTGTAGGAACATCTTGTGTCCCGCTATTCCAGCCACTTAAAGCATCTCCATTTGCTGCCTGTGCCCAACCTGTTCCACCGTCAGGATTTTGCTTTGTCCATCCATCAGGAGGAAAAGAACCTTCAAAACTTTCAGTAGTGAGCGTCCTGATTTGTTTTGCAGCATAAGCGCTGAAATTGGTTTGACTTTGAACTGCTTTATCATTTAAGTTTCTTTTTGTTGCTTCAAATTTTACTTTTGGAGCTTTGCCATTAATTAATGAAATTTGTTTTTTTTGAGCAATCCCACTATAACCTAGCAAGAATACCAAACTAATTAATAATGTAATTTTCTTCATGTTTTATATTGTTTTTTAGAAATTTATTTTTTGCGAAGTTAATCATAAAGTTAAATGAAAAAATCAGGGTTTTTACTAATAAAATTGCTCGAAGAAATTATATAATTTTTAATAAAAAAATTCCTGTTTTATTTTTTGTTTTAAATTATTTAAAACAATTGTGAATTTGATTCCCCTACACCTTTCGAAAAATAATCCTAAACTGAATATTTTTCATAGGAATTAACTAATACGACTTTACTAAAATTTTTGGTTCCATCATGTCGAGCATAGCATATTTAACCCCTTCGCGTCCAAGCCCTGATTCTTTAACTCCACCATAAGGCATATGGTCAACCCGAAAAAGCGAAACATCATTATGTATAACACCCCCAACTTGAATATTCGCAAATGCATAATTCAGTTCATTAATATTATTTGTAAATACTCCTGCCTGAAGCCCAAAAATACTATTGTTCACTTTATTTACTGCATCTTCAAATTTTTCAAATGAATCAAGAATAACTACCGGGCCAAAAATTTCCTGACAACTAACTTTCATTTCATTTTTAGTATTAGTCATTACAGTAGGCTCGAAAAAAGTGTTATTTCTTTTTCCTCCGCATAAAATTTTTGCCCCATCGGAAACAGCTTCACTTACCCATTGCTCCACGCGTTGTGCATTTTCTTCGTCGATCATCGAAGTAATATCCGTTGATAATTCATTTGGTGGACCTGCTTTTAATGCTTTGGTTTGTTCAATGAATTTTTTGGTGAATTCATTTATAATTTCTTTTGCTACAAAAATTCGTTGTGTGTGAATGCACACTTGTCCGGCATACGCAAAAGCCCCTACAATACAGCGTTTCACGGCATGTTCAATATCGGCAGATTTTGTAACAATTACCCCTGCATTTCCACCGAGTTCCAGAACAACTTTTTTCTTTCCCGCGTCAGTCTTCATTTTCCAGCCTACTGCAGGTGAGCCGGTAAATGTTAACAATTTAAATCTTTCATCAGTTACCAATTGATTTCCTGCAATCCTATCCATCGGAAGTATTGAGATTGCGCCTTTTGGTAAAGCGGTTTTGTCAATAATACCTGCAAGCTCTAATGTTGATAAAGGAGTTGACCTTGCCGGCTTCAATATTATCGGGCATCCTGCGGCAATAGCGGGGGCTATTTTATGAACGGCCAGGTTCATGGGAAAATTGAAAGGAGAAATTCCTGCGACTAATCCAACGGGGAAATATTTTACAAGTCCTTCTTTTCCTTTGCCTGTTGGCTCCCAGTCGAGGCGCATAAATTCCATTGGCGGACGTTTTGCTTCTTCGGCTGCAGCAACAAAAGTGCTATATGCACGCTGAATTTCTGCAATAGCGTATTTCAAAGGTTTTGCAGCTTCCATTGCCAATATTTCAGCCAGTTCTGCTTTCCTGTTTTTTATTTCATCAGCAATTTGCATTAGAATTTCATAACGTGTATAGGCCGGTAATTCTGCCAGTTCGCGCTCTATCGCTAGTGCTTTTTGAATTGATCTTTCAAGGATTTTTTTATCTGCCAGGTATGTTTCAGCTATTAATTTATGATCATACGAATTATAAATTCCAATTTTTTCAGAAGATGTAATAAATTCTCCGCCGGCATAAATTTTATATTCTTTCATCTGTATAAAAATTTAAATGTGTATAAAATATGTATATTATCAGAAATGATATTTTTTGTTACCCGCCTTGCCAGTCGGGCAGGCTCGCTCACACCCCCGATATTTATCGGGGCGCAACAAGGGATTGCTCGTGAATATTCATGCTTTTTAAACTTCATTTAATTTAATCATTTGTTTGATGTAAATTTTTTGGTTGCAAGGATATTTCATAAATATTTTTTTTACAAAAATACATTTTAAGATTTATTACAAAATATATTCATATGCTTTAAATTGTAATTTTACGACGGATTTATGAAAACACAGAACCTGAAAAAACTTTGGAAATGGCCTATAATGGTAGTTTTAGTGATTACCTGGGGCAGTTCATATATTTTAATGAAACGCGGACTTGAAGAATATTCCGCTATGCAGGTTGGTGCATTAAGGATTAGCATTGCATCCATTGTTTTATTTCCAATAGCATTAAGAAAAATAAAACATGTTCCCAAATCAAAATTCTTATTATTAGTTCTGTCATGATTTCTTGGAAATGGAATCCCTGCATTTTTGTTTACGCAGGCTCAAACAGGCATAGATAGCGAGATTGCCGGTATCCTTAATTCTGTAGCTCCGCTTTTTGCTTTAATGATGGGCGTTTTATTTTTTAAATTAGAAACAAAATGGTTTAATATCATCGGGGTATTTATAGGACTGTTTGGTGCAGTGGGTCTTTTATCGGTTGGAATAAAAGGATTTGATACAAATTTGAGTTATGGTATTTATATAATTATCGCCACTATGTTATATGGTACAAATATTAATATAGTAAAAAATATTTTAAAGAAATAGATCCCATAACTATTACCTCGATAGCTTTTATCGTTATCGGTATTTTTTCACTGGTTTTTTTATTGACAGGAACTGATTTTTTAAATCGGACAGGAAGCAGCTCATCAATAAAAGCATTAGGGTATATTATCATTCTGGCAGTATTGGGTACTTCAATAGCCGGAATATTATATAATTATTTAATAAAAATATCGTCGGTTTTGTTTGCCGCTTCAATTACTTATATTATTCCTGTTGTGGCAATAATTTGGGGAATTATAGATGGCGAAGTTCTTTATACCGAATATTTATTATGGATTGTAGTAATATTTGCCGGTCTTTTCCTGGTAAATAAATGAAAAAGAAAGACAACAGATTTATAAAAATCACTTCAAAAAAGGATTTCCTTTTTATTTTATCAAAAATTCATTATTTTTGCTGACCTTGTTAATAATAACTTAAATATCTAATACATAACAATTTTATACATATGAAGGTATATCAAACAAATGAAATCAGAAATATTGTTCTGATAGGTGGCGCAAAATCAGGTAAAACCACACTGGGTGAAGCAATGCTGTTTGAAGGCGGCGTTATTACCAGGCGTGGTAGCGTTGAAGATAAAAATACAGTTTCAGATTACAGGGAAATTGAACTTGAACGTCAGAACTCCATTTCTTCAACAGTACTTTATTCTGAATTTGAAGGAAAGAAAATAAATATCATCGATGCTCCCGGTTTCGATGACTTTGCAGGTGAAATGGTTGCAGCATTACATGTTTGCGATACTGCTTTAATGTTGGTAAATGCACAAAACGGTGTTGAAGTAGGAACTGAAATTACATGGCGCTATACCACAAAACATAAATCGCCTGTGGTTTTTATAATGAACCAGCTCGATCACGAAAAAGCAAATTTTGATGAAGGCATCCGCCAGTTAAAACAATATTTTGGTGATAAGGTTATACCTGTTCAATATCCTTTAACAACAGGAACTGCATTTAACAGCGTTATTGATGTGCTGAAAATGAAAATGTATAAATTTACTCCGGGCTCTGCAAAAGCTGAAATTACTGATATACCTGAAGCAGAAAAAGCTAAAGCAGCAGAGTTACATGGAAAAATTGTTGAAGCAGCAGCAGA
This window harbors:
- a CDS encoding aldehyde dehydrogenase family protein; this encodes MKEYKIYAGGEFITSSEKIGIYNSYDHKLIAETYLADKKILERSIQKALAIERELAELPAYTRYEILMQIADEIKNRKAELAEILAMEAAKPLKYAIAEIQRAYSTFVAAAEEAKRPPMEFMRLDWEPTGKGKEGLVKYFPVGLVAGISPFNFPMNLAVHKIAPAIAAGCPIILKPARSTPLSTLELAGIIDKTALPKGAISILPMDRIAGNQLVTDERFKLLTFTGSPAVGWKMKTDAGKKKVVLELGGNAGVIVTKSADIEHAVKRCIVGAFAYAGQVCIHTQRIFVAKEIINEFTKKFIEQTKALKAGPPNELSTDITSMIDEENAQRVEQWVSEAVSDGAKILCGGKRNNTFFEPTVMTNTKNEMKVSCQEIFGPVVILDSFEKFEDAVNKVNNSIFGLQAGVFTNNINELNYAFANIQVGGVIHNDVSLFRVDHMPYGGVKESGLGREGVKYAMLDMMEPKILVKSY
- a CDS encoding EamA family transporter; translation: MGIFSLVFLLTGTDFLNRTGSSSSIKALGYIIILAVLGTSIAGILYNYLIKISSVLFAASITYIIPVVAIIWGIIDGEVLYTEYLLWIVVIFAGLFLVNK